A single genomic interval of Shewanella halotolerans harbors:
- a CDS encoding efflux RND transporter periplasmic adaptor subunit has translation MESFSKFKLALPLLFVAVLSACGNEETKKEEEKYAVPVETTTVIQGDVSSFYSTTATLEAPQEADVVSRIAGLIESIKVEEGDRVSKGQLLAVIDAKRQRYDLARSQAEVEIIEQELNRLKKMSNKEFISADSMAKLEYNLQAAIAKRDLAALQVEESMVRSPIDGVVAKRYVKAGNMAKEFEQLFYVVNQDELYGIVHLPEAQLQSLRLGQEAELYANKHTQDTIHAKVLRISPIVDPQSGTFKVTLSVPNQNAQLKAGMFTRVELRYDTHSNVITVPYNAVVNQDNQYALYVVQGENALRREVALGYREADTVEVVSGLEPGEQIVIRGQQNLKDQSLVEVISQLDVARAQQ, from the coding sequence ATGGAATCTTTTTCAAAGTTTAAGTTGGCACTTCCCCTACTATTTGTTGCCGTACTCAGTGCATGTGGTAATGAGGAAACAAAGAAAGAAGAAGAAAAGTACGCCGTTCCCGTCGAAACCACAACAGTCATACAAGGTGATGTCTCCTCTTTTTATAGTACTACCGCAACTCTGGAAGCTCCTCAGGAAGCCGACGTTGTTAGCCGCATCGCCGGTCTTATCGAATCCATTAAAGTCGAAGAAGGGGATCGCGTCTCCAAGGGGCAATTGCTGGCAGTAATCGATGCTAAACGCCAGCGCTACGATCTGGCCCGCTCACAGGCCGAAGTGGAGATCATCGAGCAAGAGCTCAACCGTTTGAAGAAGATGAGCAATAAAGAGTTCATCAGCGCCGATTCCATGGCCAAACTCGAGTACAACCTGCAAGCCGCCATCGCCAAGCGCGACTTAGCCGCCCTTCAGGTAGAAGAAAGCATGGTTCGCTCCCCTATCGACGGTGTAGTTGCCAAGCGTTATGTGAAGGCCGGTAACATGGCTAAAGAGTTTGAGCAGCTTTTCTATGTGGTTAATCAAGATGAACTGTATGGCATAGTGCATCTACCAGAGGCGCAGCTGCAGAGCCTGCGTCTAGGCCAGGAAGCCGAGCTATATGCCAACAAGCACACCCAAGATACTATTCACGCCAAGGTGCTGCGGATCAGCCCCATAGTCGACCCTCAAAGTGGTACCTTTAAAGTCACCCTTTCAGTGCCTAACCAGAATGCCCAGCTAAAGGCCGGGATGTTTACCCGGGTTGAGCTGAGATACGACACCCACAGCAATGTGATAACCGTTCCCTACAACGCCGTGGTCAATCAGGACAATCAATACGCCCTGTATGTCGTCCAAGGGGAAAATGCCCTGCGCCGCGAAGTCGCCCTAGGCTATCGCGAGGCCGATACCGTAGAGGTGGTCTCAGGACTGGAACCCGGCGAACAGATAGTGATCCGCGGACAACAAAACCTGAAAGATCAATCCTTAGTTGAAGTGATCAGCCAACTAGACGTTGCTCGCGCACAACAATAA
- a CDS encoding efflux RND transporter permease subunit has protein sequence MSIINTSVKRPVSVWMFMLAVILFGMVGFSRLAVKLLPDLSYPTITIRTQYEGAAPVEVEQLVSKPIEEAAGIVKGLRKISSISRSGMSDVVLEFEWGTDMDMASLEVREKLDTIELPLDVKKPLLLRFNPNLDPIVRLALSLPDADAQSLKQMRTFAEEELKRQLESLSGVAAVRLSGGLEQEVHIQLNQEKLTQLNLNADKIRERIAAENINLSAGKVVQGEKEYLVRTLNQFNSLDELGQIIVYRDNQTLVRLFEVADIIDSHKERNDITRIGSAESIELAIYKEGDANTVAVARKVTAKLNDLKKLNEKAELKVIYDQSEFIESAVSEVTSAALIGSLLSMLVIYLFLRDIVPTLIISISIPFSVIATFNMMYFADISLNIMSLGGIALAVGLLVDNAIVVLENIDRCRKLGMNKLDAAVTGTKEVAGAIFASTMTTLAVFVPLVFVDGVAGALFSDQALTVTFALLASLLVALTTIPMLASREGFKALPHLVQKREKPVLDTKLAKVKHYGATVCSFPFVLLFSYLPSLLLTLALMLSRAFSWLAGLVMRPISLAFNWCYNLLERVYHKLLRKALKFTWVTLVIALTLTLGTMSLIPRLGMELIPPMNQGEFYVEVLLPPGTEVSETDRVLQKLALSIKDREDVKHAYSQAGSGGLMTSDTSRGGENWGRLQVVLADHQAFDAVTHVLRTTAIRIPELEAKIQHPELFSFKTPLEIEVIGYDLAQLKQTADNLISALSDSDRFADLNTSLRDGQPELSIRFDHARLAALGMDAPTVANRIAQRIGGTVASQYTVRDRKIDILVRSELEERDQISDIDSMIINPNSNQPIPLSAVADVSLNLGPSAINRISQQRVAIVSANLAYGDLNDAVLEARSIIDQQNLPSSIQVRFGGQNEEMEHSFQSLQIALVLAVFLVYLVMASQFESLVHPLLILIAVPMAVGGSIFGLFITQTHLSVVVFIGLIMLAGIVVNNAIVLVDRINQLREQGMAKLTAIEEAAKSRLRPIVMTTMTTALGLAPMALGLGDGSEVRAPMAITVIFGLSLATLLTLVVIPALYALFDRKAFDTPAEVVQEGESV, from the coding sequence ATGTCGATAATTAATACTTCCGTTAAACGGCCGGTATCCGTGTGGATGTTTATGCTGGCGGTGATCCTATTTGGCATGGTGGGTTTCTCTCGCCTGGCGGTGAAACTCCTGCCGGATCTCAGCTACCCTACCATCACCATACGTACCCAATATGAAGGAGCCGCGCCGGTCGAGGTTGAGCAGCTTGTCTCTAAGCCCATCGAAGAGGCCGCAGGTATCGTTAAGGGGCTGCGTAAGATAAGCTCCATCTCCCGCTCTGGCATGTCAGATGTGGTGCTCGAATTTGAATGGGGCACAGACATGGACATGGCGAGCCTGGAGGTGAGGGAAAAGCTAGACACCATAGAGCTACCCCTGGATGTGAAGAAGCCGCTGTTGCTGCGCTTTAACCCTAATCTGGATCCCATAGTACGTCTAGCCCTCTCCCTGCCCGACGCCGATGCCCAGTCGCTCAAGCAGATGCGCACCTTTGCTGAGGAGGAGCTCAAGCGTCAGCTGGAATCCCTCAGTGGCGTCGCGGCCGTCAGGCTCTCCGGTGGTTTGGAGCAAGAGGTGCATATTCAGCTGAACCAGGAGAAGCTGACTCAGCTTAACCTGAACGCAGATAAGATCCGCGAGCGTATCGCCGCAGAAAACATCAACCTCTCTGCCGGTAAGGTGGTACAGGGCGAGAAAGAGTATCTGGTGCGTACCCTCAATCAGTTCAACTCCCTGGACGAGCTGGGTCAGATCATCGTCTATCGCGACAATCAGACCTTGGTACGTCTGTTCGAGGTGGCCGACATCATAGACAGCCATAAAGAACGTAACGACATCACCCGCATTGGCTCTGCCGAGTCGATCGAGCTGGCCATCTATAAGGAAGGCGATGCCAACACGGTTGCCGTGGCCCGTAAAGTCACTGCTAAACTTAACGACCTCAAGAAGCTAAACGAGAAGGCTGAACTTAAGGTTATCTACGATCAATCAGAGTTTATCGAGAGCGCAGTCAGCGAGGTCACCTCGGCGGCGCTGATCGGTAGCTTACTCTCCATGCTGGTGATCTACCTATTCCTCAGGGACATAGTTCCGACCCTGATCATCTCCATCTCGATTCCGTTTTCGGTGATTGCCACCTTTAACATGATGTATTTTGCCGACATCAGCCTCAACATCATGTCACTGGGCGGTATCGCCCTGGCGGTGGGCCTCCTGGTGGACAATGCCATCGTGGTGCTGGAAAACATCGACCGCTGTCGCAAGCTGGGAATGAATAAACTCGACGCCGCCGTGACGGGTACCAAAGAGGTGGCCGGCGCTATCTTCGCCTCCACCATGACCACCCTGGCGGTATTCGTACCGCTGGTGTTTGTCGACGGTGTTGCCGGCGCGCTGTTCTCGGATCAGGCGCTGACAGTCACCTTCGCCCTACTGGCCTCCCTGCTGGTCGCCCTGACCACCATCCCTATGCTGGCATCGCGTGAAGGCTTCAAGGCCCTGCCACACCTGGTACAAAAACGCGAAAAGCCTGTGCTCGACACTAAGCTGGCCAAGGTGAAGCATTATGGCGCCACCGTGTGCTCCTTCCCCTTCGTGCTGCTGTTTAGTTATCTGCCGTCACTGCTACTGACCCTGGCCTTGATGCTGAGCCGCGCCTTTTCATGGCTTGCAGGCCTGGTCATGCGGCCCATCAGCCTGGCATTTAACTGGTGCTACAACCTGCTAGAAAGGGTTTATCACAAACTGCTACGCAAGGCGCTTAAGTTTACCTGGGTGACACTGGTCATCGCCCTCACTCTCACCTTGGGCACCATGAGCCTTATCCCAAGACTCGGCATGGAGCTGATCCCGCCGATGAATCAGGGCGAGTTCTATGTAGAAGTCCTGCTGCCGCCGGGCACAGAAGTCAGTGAGACAGACAGAGTGTTACAAAAGCTGGCCTTGTCTATCAAAGACAGGGAAGATGTAAAGCATGCCTACAGCCAAGCCGGTAGCGGCGGTCTGATGACCTCAGACACCTCGCGCGGCGGCGAAAACTGGGGCCGTCTGCAGGTGGTGCTGGCCGATCATCAGGCCTTCGATGCAGTCACCCATGTGCTGCGCACCACAGCCATACGTATCCCAGAGCTAGAGGCCAAGATCCAACATCCAGAGCTGTTTAGCTTCAAGACACCGCTTGAGATAGAAGTGATTGGCTATGACTTAGCTCAGCTAAAGCAGACCGCCGATAACCTTATCAGCGCGCTGTCAGACTCAGATCGTTTTGCCGACCTCAACACCAGCCTTCGTGACGGTCAGCCAGAGCTGAGCATCCGCTTCGACCACGCTCGCCTTGCCGCCCTAGGCATGGACGCACCAACCGTGGCGAATCGTATCGCCCAGCGCATCGGCGGCACAGTCGCCAGCCAATATACGGTGCGCGACAGAAAGATCGACATCTTGGTGCGCAGCGAACTCGAGGAGCGCGACCAGATAAGTGACATCGATTCGATGATCATCAACCCCAACAGCAACCAGCCTATTCCACTGAGCGCCGTTGCCGATGTCTCCTTGAATCTGGGCCCTTCTGCCATCAACCGTATCAGCCAGCAGCGCGTTGCCATCGTTTCGGCAAACCTCGCCTATGGTGACCTCAACGATGCGGTACTCGAGGCAAGAAGCATCATAGATCAGCAAAATCTGCCAAGCTCGATTCAGGTGCGCTTCGGTGGCCAGAACGAAGAGATGGAACACTCCTTCCAGTCACTTCAGATCGCCCTGGTATTGGCCGTCTTCCTGGTATATCTGGTGATGGCCAGCCAGTTCGAGTCGCTGGTACATCCGCTGCTCATCCTGATCGCCGTGCCCATGGCAGTTGGCGGTAGCATCTTCGGTCTCTTCATCACCCAGACTCACCTGAGCGTGGTGGTGTTCATCGGCCTTATCATGCTGGCGGGTATCGTAGTGAACAACGCCATCGTCCTGGTGGATCGCATCAACCAGTTGCGTGAGCAGGGTATGGCTAAACTGACGGCCATCGAAGAAGCCGCCAAGTCTCGCCTGCGCCCCATCGTCATGACCACCATGACGACAGCACTGGGTCTGGCGCCTATGGCACTGGGTTTAGGCGATGGCAGCGAGGTACGTGCCCCCATGGCGATCACAGTGATCTTCGGCTTGTCACTTGCCACGCTACTGACGCTTGTAGTGATCCCAGCGCTCTACGCCCTGTTCGATCGCAAGGCCTTTGACACGCCAGCCGAAGTCGTCCAAGAGGGAGAATCAGTATGA
- a CDS encoding efflux RND transporter permease subunit, with the protein MNITRLALTRPVTTSMFFVAILLFGLASSRLLPLEMFPGIEMPQVMIEVPYKGSTPAEVEREITNVLEESLATMGGIEELRSRSSQNGAEIELRMKWGENVSTKSLEAREKVDAVRHLLPKDVERVFIRQFSTADMPVLTIRISSERELSGAFDLLDKQLKKPLERVEGVSQVSLYGVEQKQIEIRIDADKLSATGINSTMLQQRLGQENFIVSAGTLRANTRVYQVSPKGEFRDLDDIAALVLIPGVTLGDVASIRYALPERLDGRHLDQKYAVGLDVFKESGANLVDVSERVLKVIEAAKQDQQFNGIKLFIMEDQAYGVKSSLSDLLAAGLIGALLSFAVLYLFLRNLKMTLVVVSSVPISLCMTLAGMYFLGYSLNILSMMGLLLAVGMLIDNAVVVSESVLQEKQHQGTATTSQAVLTGVNKVALAVLAGTLTTAIVFLPNIFGVKVELTIFLEHVAIAICISLAASLLVAKTLIPLMLTKLHFEIETNPKQSKLESFYERSLAWILHRPKRSGLIAVIILASTALPLSMVQQDQNDGEGNNRLYINYQVEGRHSLDVTEAMINRMEDYLYANKEAFYIDSVYSYFSADRGQSTLLLQEDADIDIKALKRKIREGFPKFSIAKPQFGWGNDNNGIRVTLTGRSTSELITISEQVVPMLAKIDGLIDVRSELNSTQQEVIIELDRTMAARLDLSLSELARSVSMALRGSPLRSFRHDPSGELRIELAYDKQWRESLERLKELPIVRQGNRVYTLQSLAEISIRPRFDTIRHYDRQTALSIGANLDEMTTEEAQKAIKQVMDAVQFPAGYGYSLRGGFQRQDEDQAIMATNMILAIAMIYIVMAALFESLLLPTAIITSILFSITGVFWALLLTGTSMSIMAMIGILILMGIVVNNGIVLVDQINQKTPELDRLSATIESVCITRLRPVLMTVGTTVLGLIPLAMGDTQIGGGGPPYAPMAIAIIGGLSFSTLTSLYLVPLCYQALYRMRHQAAIKLGNADRFTRRIMPWAH; encoded by the coding sequence ATGAATATCACTCGATTAGCCCTAACGAGACCCGTTACTACCAGCATGTTCTTCGTGGCCATACTCCTCTTTGGTCTGGCCTCGAGCCGCCTGCTGCCACTGGAGATGTTTCCCGGCATAGAGATGCCGCAAGTGATGATTGAAGTCCCCTACAAGGGCTCAACCCCTGCCGAGGTGGAGCGTGAGATCACCAATGTATTGGAAGAGTCTCTCGCCACCATGGGCGGGATTGAGGAGCTGAGATCGCGCTCATCGCAAAATGGCGCCGAAATTGAACTCAGGATGAAGTGGGGCGAGAACGTCTCCACCAAGAGCCTGGAAGCCAGGGAAAAGGTGGATGCGGTGCGCCATCTCTTGCCTAAGGATGTGGAGCGGGTCTTCATCCGCCAGTTCTCCACCGCCGACATGCCTGTGCTGACCATACGTATCTCGAGCGAGCGTGAGTTATCTGGCGCCTTCGACCTGCTGGACAAGCAGCTGAAGAAGCCGCTAGAGCGTGTCGAAGGGGTTTCTCAAGTGAGTCTCTATGGCGTCGAGCAGAAACAGATAGAGATCCGAATCGATGCCGACAAGCTCAGCGCCACCGGCATCAACAGCACCATGTTGCAACAGCGTCTTGGGCAGGAGAACTTTATCGTCAGCGCCGGAACCCTCAGGGCGAACACCCGTGTGTATCAAGTGTCGCCAAAGGGTGAGTTTCGCGATCTCGACGATATCGCCGCCCTGGTATTGATCCCAGGCGTCACCTTGGGCGATGTGGCCAGCATTCGCTACGCCCTGCCCGAGCGCCTCGATGGTCGTCATCTGGATCAGAAATATGCAGTCGGTCTGGATGTGTTCAAAGAATCCGGCGCCAACCTGGTGGACGTGTCTGAGCGCGTACTCAAGGTGATCGAGGCGGCTAAACAGGACCAGCAGTTCAACGGTATCAAGCTGTTTATCATGGAAGATCAGGCCTACGGGGTGAAATCCTCCCTGTCTGATCTACTCGCTGCCGGTCTGATAGGCGCCCTGCTCTCGTTTGCCGTGCTCTATCTCTTCCTGCGCAACCTAAAGATGACACTGGTGGTGGTCTCCTCTGTGCCCATTTCTCTGTGTATGACGCTGGCAGGCATGTATTTCTTAGGCTACAGCCTGAATATCCTCTCTATGATGGGACTATTGCTGGCAGTCGGCATGCTGATCGACAACGCCGTGGTGGTCAGTGAGAGCGTGCTGCAAGAGAAGCAGCATCAAGGCACGGCAACCACCTCCCAGGCGGTGCTTACGGGCGTCAACAAGGTTGCCCTGGCGGTACTGGCCGGCACCCTGACCACAGCCATTGTATTCTTGCCAAACATCTTCGGCGTCAAGGTAGAGCTGACTATCTTCCTGGAGCATGTGGCCATCGCCATCTGTATCTCGCTGGCGGCCTCGCTCTTGGTTGCTAAGACTTTGATCCCATTGATGTTAACTAAGCTGCATTTCGAGATTGAGACCAATCCCAAGCAGAGCAAGCTCGAGTCTTTCTACGAGCGTAGCCTGGCGTGGATCTTACACAGACCCAAGCGTTCAGGACTGATTGCCGTGATCATCCTAGCCTCAACGGCGCTGCCGCTGAGCATGGTGCAACAGGATCAAAACGACGGTGAAGGTAATAACCGCCTCTACATCAACTACCAGGTAGAGGGACGACACAGCCTGGATGTTACAGAGGCGATGATCAACCGCATGGAAGATTACCTCTACGCCAATAAAGAGGCGTTCTATATCGACTCTGTCTACAGCTACTTCTCGGCCGACAGAGGTCAGTCGACCCTGCTGCTACAGGAAGATGCCGACATAGATATCAAGGCGCTGAAGCGCAAGATCCGTGAAGGCTTCCCTAAGTTCTCCATCGCCAAGCCACAATTTGGCTGGGGTAACGACAACAATGGCATTCGCGTCACCCTTACCGGACGATCCACCAGCGAACTGATCACTATCAGTGAACAGGTGGTGCCTATGCTGGCCAAGATAGACGGGCTCATCGATGTGCGCTCAGAGCTTAACAGCACACAGCAAGAGGTGATCATCGAGCTGGACCGCACCATGGCAGCGAGACTGGACTTGAGCCTGAGCGAACTTGCCCGCAGCGTGTCTATGGCCCTTCGTGGTTCGCCGCTGCGCTCTTTCAGGCACGACCCAAGCGGTGAGCTGCGCATCGAGCTGGCTTACGACAAACAGTGGCGCGAGTCGCTCGAAAGGCTAAAAGAGCTACCTATCGTGCGTCAGGGAAATCGCGTATACACCTTGCAGAGTCTGGCCGAGATCTCAATTCGTCCACGATTCGATACTATCCGCCATTATGATCGTCAAACAGCACTCTCAATCGGCGCCAATCTAGATGAGATGACCACGGAAGAGGCACAAAAGGCAATCAAACAGGTGATGGATGCGGTGCAGTTTCCTGCGGGCTATGGCTATTCGCTGCGAGGCGGTTTCCAGCGTCAGGATGAAGATCAAGCCATCATGGCAACCAATATGATCTTGGCCATCGCCATGATCTATATCGTCATGGCCGCCCTGTTCGAATCGCTACTGCTGCCAACGGCTATCATCACCTCGATCCTCTTCTCCATCACAGGGGTGTTCTGGGCGCTACTGCTGACCGGCACCAGCATGTCCATCATGGCCATGATAGGGATATTGATCTTGATGGGGATTGTGGTGAATAACGGCATAGTACTTGTGGATCAGATCAACCAGAAGACGCCTGAACTGGATCGTCTATCTGCCACCATTGAATCTGTGTGTATCACCCGACTGCGCCCGGTGCTCATGACAGTCGGCACCACGGTACTAGGCCTGATACCACTGGCTATGGGCGACACCCAGATTGGTGGCGGCGGCCCCCCATATGCACCCATGGCGATCGCCATCATAGGCGGCTTGAGCTTCTCGACGCTGACCAGCCTCTATCTGGTACCGCTCTGCTATCAAGCCCTGTATCGCATGCGCCATCAGGCAGCCATCAAGCTGGGTAACGCCGACAGGTTTACGCGCCGCATCATGCCCTGGGCTCACTAA
- a CDS encoding MBL fold metallo-hydrolase: protein MNNILRFALTSLLIGSYGISINSLADEDKFAKVEITATKLSEHVYMLTGAGGNIGVSAGEDGLLIIDDQFAPLADKISAALADIQAGKPKYIVNTHYHGDHTGGNDIFGQTGTIFAHDNVLKRLASNQDFTKQALPSITYDQGINIHFNGDTLSLVHLGAGHTDGDSVIFWRDAPVVHMGDLFFKDRFPYIDLKGGGSVLGYRDSVATILAKVNDNTKIIPGHGELANKQDLIKFKQMLDTSIDWMNTQLKSGKSLEAIKQHGLPNDLQGWGWKFISQETWIETLYNGLKSQ from the coding sequence ATGAACAACATCTTACGCTTTGCACTGACAAGCCTGCTCATCGGCAGTTATGGCATCAGCATCAATAGCTTGGCCGACGAAGATAAGTTTGCCAAAGTCGAAATAACGGCCACCAAACTTTCAGAACATGTCTATATGCTGACAGGCGCCGGCGGCAACATAGGAGTATCGGCTGGAGAAGATGGTCTGCTGATCATCGACGATCAGTTTGCCCCACTGGCAGACAAGATTAGCGCAGCGCTGGCCGACATCCAGGCGGGCAAGCCTAAATATATCGTCAACACCCACTACCATGGCGATCATACCGGCGGCAACGACATCTTTGGCCAAACCGGCACCATCTTCGCCCACGACAATGTACTCAAACGCTTGGCCAGTAACCAAGACTTCACTAAGCAGGCCTTGCCCAGCATCACCTATGACCAGGGGATCAATATCCACTTCAATGGCGACACGCTCTCACTCGTGCACCTGGGCGCTGGCCATACAGATGGTGATAGTGTGATCTTCTGGCGTGATGCGCCTGTGGTGCACATGGGCGATCTATTCTTTAAAGACAGATTTCCCTATATCGATCTTAAAGGGGGTGGCTCGGTACTCGGTTACCGCGACAGCGTCGCCACCATCTTGGCCAAGGTCAATGACAACACCAAAATCATTCCGGGACACGGCGAACTGGCCAACAAACAAGATCTGATCAAGTTCAAGCAGATGTTAGACACCTCTATCGACTGGATGAACACCCAGCTCAAATCGGGCAAGTCGCTCGAGGCCATCAAGCAGCACGGCTTACCGAACGATTTACAGGGCTGGGGATGGAAGTTTATCTCTCAGGAGACCTGGATAGAGACCCTCTATAACGGCCTTAAGAGTCAATAA
- a CDS encoding sigma-54 dependent transcriptional regulator has translation MSNRKRNLTHKERNILVLNLTDEVCLTDKQTDTLQWHFNHAGTLSAAYKALENAPCQIAIAIIDIPHQQVVQRAIELLSARQPGLLWLAISLDSPQNMGNLCFCFTDYFLDFHHLPLDWQRLEHTLGHLCGMAQLNEQWSKEQTTHQPQCFFFGESKVMQTLRDNLYKIAKSDETVLIGGETGTGKGLCANLIHSLSTRKNGPFITVNCGALPPTLIHSELFGHEKGAFTGADRQYIGRIERANKGTLFLDEIGDLSLELQINLLQFLEEHYIERIGGQKSTEVDCRIIFATHVNLENAVEEGKFREDLFYRINIIQIELPSLREHKQDIALLAQDYLSKLAPANRQFQFHKDALLAMTNYQWPGNVRELKNRIQRAIIMSESDTITEADLGIKFACSANDDPDVVDLAQHRTEIDTELLLAAIKRNNHNISAAARELNISRTTFYRLIKKCKITL, from the coding sequence GTGAGTAACCGTAAGAGGAACTTAACACACAAGGAACGTAACATATTGGTATTAAACCTCACGGATGAAGTGTGCCTTACCGATAAACAAACCGATACTTTACAATGGCATTTTAATCATGCCGGCACCCTTAGTGCGGCCTATAAAGCGTTAGAAAATGCCCCCTGCCAAATCGCCATCGCCATCATAGATATCCCCCATCAGCAGGTCGTACAGCGCGCTATCGAACTACTGTCTGCGCGGCAACCTGGCCTACTCTGGTTAGCGATCTCCTTAGACAGCCCACAGAATATGGGGAACCTTTGTTTCTGTTTTACAGATTATTTTCTTGATTTTCATCACCTTCCATTAGATTGGCAGCGACTCGAACACACCTTAGGGCACCTCTGTGGCATGGCTCAATTAAATGAGCAATGGAGTAAGGAACAAACCACACATCAACCACAATGTTTCTTCTTTGGTGAATCGAAAGTGATGCAGACATTGCGGGATAATCTCTACAAGATCGCCAAGTCAGATGAAACGGTATTGATAGGCGGCGAAACCGGCACGGGTAAGGGTCTTTGCGCCAATTTAATCCACTCACTCTCAACTCGTAAAAATGGCCCCTTTATCACAGTTAATTGCGGCGCCCTGCCCCCAACCCTCATTCATTCTGAGTTGTTTGGCCATGAGAAAGGTGCCTTCACCGGAGCCGACAGACAATACATAGGTCGCATCGAGCGCGCTAACAAGGGCACCCTGTTTCTAGATGAGATAGGCGATCTGTCACTCGAGTTACAGATCAATCTGCTGCAGTTTCTTGAAGAGCATTATATCGAACGTATCGGCGGTCAAAAATCGACTGAGGTGGATTGTCGCATCATCTTCGCCACCCATGTCAATTTGGAAAACGCCGTCGAAGAGGGAAAATTCAGAGAAGATCTGTTCTATCGAATCAATATCATACAAATAGAGCTACCCAGCTTAAGAGAACATAAGCAAGACATAGCGCTCTTGGCTCAAGACTACTTAAGCAAACTTGCTCCAGCCAATCGTCAATTTCAGTTTCACAAGGACGCACTACTTGCCATGACCAACTACCAATGGCCAGGCAATGTACGCGAACTTAAAAACCGTATTCAACGTGCCATCATCATGAGCGAAAGTGACACCATTACCGAAGCCGACCTCGGCATTAAATTCGCTTGTTCGGCAAACGATGATCCCGATGTGGTCGATCTGGCGCAGCACAGAACCGAAATTGATACCGAACTACTATTGGCCGCCATTAAGCGCAATAACCACAACATCTCGGCGGCGGCCCGTGAACTCAACATCTCACGAACGACTTTCTATCGCCTCATCAAGAAGTGCAAGATAACGCTATAG
- a CDS encoding DsbA family protein, with amino-acid sequence MPSIHSTVIVCLSLLFFTAACQQKNDDKLEKELAYLKQEMGQLKQQVAIMGSQVKEIHTIAMKSQEPQHRSLPTQINPGEDGKLPALGEATAQVAIIEFSDYQCPYCKRYMDNTFIKIKSDYIDTGKVRYIARDFPLGFHPKAKGAAIAANCSLQQDAYWPMRDALFKNMRQLGDKLYQDTATQLSLDMTKFTACLEDQTIMSKIEQDIGYGSSIGVRGTPSFLIGKLENNRLIEPKLVVGAQSYDTFKAVIDALEKPTQTN; translated from the coding sequence ATGCCATCTATTCATTCGACAGTGATAGTCTGCCTATCTTTGCTGTTTTTTACTGCTGCCTGTCAGCAAAAAAATGACGACAAGTTAGAAAAGGAACTCGCCTACCTGAAACAGGAGATGGGCCAATTAAAACAGCAAGTGGCCATCATGGGCAGCCAGGTGAAAGAGATACACACCATTGCCATGAAGAGTCAGGAGCCGCAACACAGAAGCCTACCAACGCAAATAAATCCGGGCGAAGATGGTAAGCTACCCGCCTTAGGCGAGGCGACGGCGCAGGTCGCCATCATAGAGTTTTCCGATTATCAATGTCCCTACTGCAAACGATACATGGACAACACCTTCATCAAGATCAAGAGCGACTATATCGACACCGGCAAGGTGAGATATATCGCCAGAGACTTCCCCTTAGGTTTTCACCCTAAGGCTAAAGGCGCTGCCATAGCCGCCAACTGTAGCCTGCAACAGGACGCTTATTGGCCCATGCGTGATGCCCTGTTTAAAAACATGAGACAGCTTGGGGACAAACTCTACCAAGATACCGCCACCCAACTCTCGCTAGACATGACAAAATTCACCGCCTGCCTGGAAGATCAAACCATCATGAGTAAGATAGAGCAGGATATTGGCTATGGCTCATCGATAGGTGTTCGTGGCACGCCAAGTTTCCTCATAGGTAAACTGGAAAACAATCGACTCATCGAGCCCAAGCTAGTGGTTGGTGCACAAAGCTATGACACTTTCAAAGCGGTGATTGACGCCTTAGAAAAACCGACCCAAACCAATTAA